The proteins below come from a single Treponema phagedenis genomic window:
- a CDS encoding class II fructose-bisphosphate aldolase: MTSYKELGLVNTKELFAKAMKGGYAIPAYNFNNMEQLQAIIQACVETKSPVILQVSSGARKYANATLLRNMARGAVEYAHELGYDIPIVLHLDHGDTFELCVDCIENGFSSVMIDGSSLSYNDNVALTKKVCEYAHAQKDYVTVEGELGVLAGVEDDVVAEKSHYTMPDEVEDFVSKTGVDSLAISIGTSHGRSKFTPEQCTKNADGILIPPPLRFDILAEIEKRIPGFPIVLHGSSSVPIEYVQEIEKYGGHLPNSIGIPEDQLRKAAKSAVCKINIDSDGRLAMTAAIRKVFVTKPEEFDPRKYLGPARDELKKLYMHKNIEVLGSANQA, translated from the coding sequence ATGACAAGTTACAAAGAATTAGGTTTGGTAAATACAAAAGAATTATTTGCCAAAGCAATGAAAGGCGGATATGCGATTCCCGCTTATAACTTCAATAACATGGAACAGCTTCAAGCGATTATTCAAGCATGTGTAGAAACAAAATCTCCGGTTATTTTGCAGGTTTCCTCAGGGGCAAGAAAATACGCAAATGCAACTCTTTTACGGAATATGGCCCGCGGCGCGGTAGAATACGCCCATGAGCTCGGATACGACATTCCGATTGTACTGCACCTTGACCACGGCGATACATTTGAACTCTGTGTTGACTGCATCGAAAACGGATTTTCTTCCGTTATGATTGACGGTTCTTCCCTTTCATACAATGATAACGTCGCCTTAACAAAAAAAGTTTGTGAATATGCGCACGCTCAAAAGGATTATGTTACGGTTGAGGGCGAGCTCGGCGTATTAGCCGGAGTTGAAGATGACGTTGTTGCGGAAAAAAGCCATTACACGATGCCTGACGAAGTGGAAGACTTCGTAAGCAAAACCGGTGTAGATTCTTTGGCTATTTCAATCGGCACAAGTCACGGCCGCTCAAAATTTACTCCCGAGCAATGCACAAAGAACGCTGACGGAATTCTTATCCCGCCTCCGCTGCGCTTTGATATTCTTGCGGAAATTGAAAAACGCATTCCGGGCTTTCCGATTGTTCTGCACGGCTCATCTTCCGTTCCTATTGAGTATGTACAGGAAATTGAAAAATACGGCGGACACTTGCCGAACTCAATCGGAATACCTGAAGATCAGCTTAGAAAAGCGGCAAAAAGCGCTGTATGCAAAATCAATATAGACTCCGACGGCCGGCTTGCAATGACTGCCGCAATCCGCAAAGTTTTTGTTACAAAACCCGAAGAGTTTGACCCGCGCAAATATCTCGGCCCTGCTCGTGATGAGCTGAAAAAACTTTATATGCACAAAAACATAGAAGTTCTCGGAAGCGCAAACCAAGCATAA